In Ruminiclostridium josui JCM 17888, the genomic window ATATAGTTGAATTCCTGTCCTTTATGTGAATTAAAGTGTACAGGTGAATCGGCAGCTTCTGGCTCTACTGTTACAATAAAAGGCTCAGCCTTTTTCCCAACAAAATTGTAAGCAAGACTGTGATATTTATAATGTTCACGTCTTTCAACATTTACACCTTTTCCATCTCTGACAAGCTGATAAGTGTGGAGTTTTGGAGCATCTCCCGTAATTATTGCTGAAAGTTCAACATTAAATTTATTTGCTATTTGATAAAGAAAGCTTACGGGAATATCAGTTTCACCGCTTTCGTATGACCTATATGCTTCTTCTGAAATATTAAGCTCTGCTGCAAGTGCTTCAACACTAATTTCAGATATTTCTCTTAACTCTTTTATTCGTGAAGCAATTAATCTGATTTGCTCAGACATATAATCACCTTCCTATGTTTTATGTAGTTAAATAAATAGTCTTACAACAAAATAATATCATAAAAACAGTGAATAATTGTAAAAAAGCTGAAGATATATATGTACTAAATTTAATACAGCATACAGCGACTATTAAGCTATATTAGCACATTTAACTTGGTAAATATATATCGTAAAGAACCTTTTGACTATAAATTTTTAATGTTTTCTGCTTTTTTATACAAATATCCATATATTTGAATAGCAAAAGTATTTTTTATTATATGGAATTTATTTTAATAATATGTTACTATGAATTTGTGTTTTAATTTTACTTACTTAATTAACTTAACTGGGGGCGGAAGACATGTCTATAGGCAAAAAGATATTGTGTATTGTAATCGGTTGCATAATTATTGTCGGCGGTGGGACTGCCTTATATAGTATTTACGATTTTCCTGTTTATATAATTGCGGCAATATTTTGCATATTTGCCGTTGCGGTAGGAGTATGGCTTACTTTTTCTCTTACCATACCTATTAAAGTGCTTTCACGAGTTGTTGAACGAACTGCAAATTTTGATTTATCACATGACAAGACATATAACCAGATAAAGGGCAGAAAGGACGAAATAGGATTTCTTGCAAGAAACCTTTCAACTATGAGAGGTTCGTTGAGAGAAATCCTTGGACTTATGACTGATGCATCTGAAAAAGTTATTGAAAATTCTCAGCAAGTAGAGAGAATGACTGAAACTTTGAAAGAAAAGGCAGACGATACATTAGCAACTACAGAGCATATATCTGCGTCAATGCAGGAATCAGCAGCTACATCTCATCAGATTAATTTTAGTACGCAGGAAATAAAGAAAAATATTAATCTTATTGCTCAAAACTCAGAGGAAGGGGCACAAACAGCAAGTGAAGTCAGCATTAAGGCAAGTGAAATAAAAGAAAGTGCTGTATTATCTGCAGAGAATGCAAATAATGTATACCTTGAAGTTAAACAGCAGCTTCAGGGGGCAATTGATAAAGCTGGGGAGGTTTCTCACATTGACCAGCTAGCTCAGGCTATACTACAGATAACGGAACAGACAAATTTACTTTCGCTTAATGCGGCTATAGAAGCGGCAAGAGCTGGAGAAGCTGGAAAAGGTTTTGCTGTAGTAGCAGACGAGATAAGAAAGCTTGCAGACCAGTCTTCTAAAACTGCAGCTGATATTAAAAATATAGTAAAGACTGTAAATGAATCAGTAGGTGCGTTGACTGAAAGTGCAGGAGTGCTTTTGGAGTTTGTGGATAAGGAAGTATTGAACGATTATAAAAAGCTAATTAATACAGGTGAGCAGTACTATAACGATTCAGCACAGTTCAGCAAAATAATGAATGAATTTAATGACTCTGCAAAGGCTATGAACAATTCCATTGCCAATATTGTTACTGCTTTGGAACAGGTTACTTCCAGTGTAAATGAAAGTGCAGAGGGAGTTGAAGTTATTACAGCTAAAACAGCAGAGGTTGTTGAACACTTTGCAAATGTCAAAGTTTCCACTCAAGATAATCTTGTTGCTTCCAAGAAGCTGAAGGATCAGGTATCAAAGTTCACACTATAAGCTAGAATACAATTGAAAAGCCGCATCTGATAAAAGTTAACCATAATAATTGTCAGAGCGGCTTTTTTTGGGAAATATTTACCGGCTCAAACTACTGTAAATAGTGGTTAAAAAAATTAGCTGACTATTTTGTAAAATGATAGTATAATATATATAGGTTCCCAAACTTAGAATTATATATAAATACCCCTATACAATATAAATAGAAGTAGGTGCTAATGTGGAAAGAGAATATGTAAAAGTAAGTAATGAAATTTTGGATAGTATTTTGGCTGATGATGTTTATACCCGTGGAGGAAACATGATAGTTCCGGCTGATACGCTGATATCAGAGCATATTTTAAAGAAACTAAAGGCATTTAGAGTCGAAAGAGTAACCATTTACAGATCTCATTCAATTCTTGGTAACGAATATCTTTCAGATATGAGCATTAGTGACAGCCAGAAAGAATATATTGAAGATGTTAATGCTACCAAGGCAATATTACGTAACCTGGCTATTGGTAAGGAACTGGATATTGATAACGTAAAAACCATTACAGATAATATTTATGATAGGCTGGGAGACGTAAACTCAATAATAGAATGTATTAATTCAATTAAGGTAGCTGATCAATATACATATTCACATTCTGTAAATGTTGCATTTTATGCAATGCTATTGGGTAAGTGGATGAACCTGAACAAAATGCAAATTAAGGATCTTGCTATGGCAGGTCTCTTGCATGATATAGGTAAGTCTAAAATATCTACTGAAATTATAAATAAAAAGGGACCCCTTAGTGAAAGCGAATTTGAGATTATAAAAAGACATCCTATTTACGGATATGATATTATTAAAAACATTCCAGAAATATCATTGGAAATAAAAAGAGCAGTTTTACTGCACCACGAAAAGGAAGATGGTACAGGGTATCCAATTGGAATTCAAGGTAATAAAAAGAACCTTTATGCGAAAATAATTACGGCTGCAGATATATTTGATGCAATAACCTCTGAAAGAGCATACAAAGAAAAGCAGACACCGTTCTCAGCATTCAAGGAAATGGAAAAAATAGGGTATGATATTGTTGACCCTATGGTAATGGGTGTAATGTTTGATAATATGCCAAGGTATTATGTTGGTTCAAAGGTAAAGCTTGACAACGGTGAGATTGGGGAAGTAGTTTACGTTCCAAGTTCTTGTGCCTATGCTCCGGTTGTAAAAATAAATGAGGATTTTGTTGACTTTGCAAAGGAAAAAGAAGCACTTATAAGGGAATTGCTATAGTTATATCAGTTCACTTATAAAAGTTTTCACTGCTTTGGATAATACCACGTTTTTCATGGTGACAACCCCTATACTTCTTGGAGGTAGGGGTTCTTTCATTTTTATTTTGAATAGTTCCCCCGATTTAATTGCATCCAAAGCACTTTCCTTCAATACACAAGCGATTCCTGTGCCTATTTTTGCGAATTCAACCAGAAGGTCAAGACTTTCCAGTTCTATTTCGGGGGTGCAAGTAAGTCCTTGGCTTTGGAAGAAACGATCAACAGATTTTCTGGTTGAGCTATCTGACTGTAGTAATACAAGAGGATAACTGTTTAATTCTTGCAAAGATATTTCCCGCTCTTTAATTTCTTTAAACTTATCTGATGCTACAAAAATATCTTGAACTGAAATAAAATGAGCAGCATTAAATATATCCTGATTAACTGGCAGCGTAGAAATGGCAATGTCTATTAGGCCCCCTTTTAACACATCCAATAGTTGGGGAGTAGTTCTGTTTATAACCTTAACCATAATATTTGGGTACATTTGCCCGAACTTTTTTATATATGGCATTATGAAATATTTACATATTGAATCGCTTACTCCTATTCGGATTTCGCCGGCAGTAAGGCCTTCAAATTCCTGAATCTTTTCTTCGGCAGTTTTCAAAAAATTATAAGCTTGTGAAACATAACTAAAAAGAAGTTCACCTTCATTTGTCAACTGGATATTTCTTGACTTTCTGAGGAACAAGGTTACACCAAGCTGCTTTTCAAGGCTCTTTATAGACTGACTTACAGCAGACTGTGTTATATATAGTTTGCGTGCTGCCTCCGAAAAGCTTTTGTTTTCAGCACATTGATAAAATATTTTATACAATTCAAAATTTATATCCATAAGTACTCCTAATATAATATATTAAATATATTAATTTTACTAATATATTTTATCATACTATAATTATACTTAGAAAGATTATTCAAAAGAATTTATATAAATATTTAGGAGGACTGTCAAATGCAGAGTACTGTAAAAAGGTTATTTGTTGTAAAGAAACATCCTTATGACGTTGAAGCACAGGGACTTTTAAAGGATTTAAGAGAAACGCTGGGAATAAAGGCATTGGATTCTTTAAAGATAATAAACAGGTATGATGTGGAAGGCATTAGCGATTCTGAGTATCAGTTGGCAAGAAATACTATCTTTTCTGAGCCAACAGTTGATTTGGCCTTTGATGAGGAATATGAAATTCCTTCAAATTGCAGAGCTTTTGCAGTTGAGTATCTTCCTGGACAATACGACCAAAGAGCTGATTCTGCTACGCAATGCGTGCAACTTTTGACACAAGGTGACAGACCTGATATAAACACTGCAAGAGTAATTGTCTTAGAAGGCAATATTTCAGAAGAAGAATTCAATTCAATAAAAAAATACTATATAAATCCTGTTGAAAGCAGGGAAGCAAATATGGCAAAACCCGAAACTCTTAAATCTCAGGTTGAGCAGCCAGAAGATGTTGCTACTATAGATGGATTTATATCTATGGATGAAAAGCAACTTTCCGAGCTTTTAAGAGAAATGGGCTTTGCAATGTCTTTTGACGATATTGTTTTCTGCCAGAGCTACTTTAAGAATACTGAGAAACGTGACCCTTCAGTAACAGAAATGAGAATGATAGACACTTACTGGTCGGATCACTGCAGACATACAACTTTTCTTACCTGTATTGACAGTGTAAAGTTTGAAAAAGGCAGATTTACTGAAATTATTGAGGAAACCTACAAAGACTATATGGAAAAAAGAGAGGATATTTATAAGGAGCGTAATGACAAAGACGTATGCCTTATGGATGTAGCTCTTATGGCAATGAAAACACTTAGAAAACAAGGAAAACTAAAGGACCTTGACCTTTCAGATGAAATAAATGCTTGTAGTATAGTTGTTAATGCAGATATAAACGGAAAAAATGAAGAGTGGCTTGTAATGTTTAAAAATGAGACACACAATCATCCTACAGAAATTGAGCCTTTTGGTGGAGCTGCAACATGTCTGGGAGGCGCTATCAGAGACCCATTGTCAGGAAGAGTTTATGTATACCAAGCAATGAGAGTAACCGGCAGCGGTGACCCTAGAGCAAAGCTTGAAGATACTATACAAGGAAAGCTTCCACAGAAGAAAATCACAACTGGAGCAGCTGCAGGATACAGTTCCTACGGTAATCAAATAGGCCTTGCCACCGGACAGGTAGCCGAAATATACGACGAGGGCTATGTTGCAAAGAGAATGGAAATAGGTGCAGTAATAGGTGCAGCACCAAGAAAAAATGTTGTAAGGATGCAGCCAGAAGCAGGAGATAAGATAATCCTGCTTGGTGGAAGAACGGGTAGAGATGGCTGCGGAGGAGCAACTGGTTCATCTAAGGCACATACTGAAGAATCTCTCATGACATGTGGTGCTGAGGTTCAGAAGGGTAATCCTCCTACAGAGAGAAAAATACAGCGTTTATTTAGAAACCCTGATGTAAGCACATTAATAAAGAGATGCAATGACTTCGGTGCAGGAGGAGTGTCTGTTGCAATTGGAGAATTAGCAGACGGACTTGAAATAAATCTTGATGCTGTTCCAAAGAAATACGAAGGATTGGATGGCACAGAGTTGGCAATTTCAGAGTCCCAGGAGCGTATGGCAGTTGTTGTTGCAGCTTGCGATGTGGAAAAATTTATAAGCCATGCAGCCGAAGAAAATCTTGAAGCAGTTGTTGTTGCGGAAGTAAAAGCGGAACCAAGACTTAAAATGTCATGGAGAGGAAAGCAAATAGTAGACTTAAGCCGTGAATTCTTGAATTCAAACGGTGCAAAGCAACGAATAGACATAGAGGTTTCAGCACCAAGTGAAATAACATATTTTGATGAATGTAATGAAATAAAGATAGACAGTTTAAAAGAATACTGGATTAATAATCTGCAAAATCTTAACAGATGTAGTCAAAAAGGATTGGTTGAAAGATTTGATTCCACAATAGGTGCAAATACTGTACTTATGCCTTTCGGCGGAAAAACGCAGCTTACTCCTGCAGAAGGTATGGCTGCAAAGCTGCCACTTATGGAAGGTGATACAACAACCGGAACACTTATGTCCTTTGGATACAATCCTGACATTTCAAAATGGAGTCCTTTCCATGGGGCAGTATATGCTGTTGTAGAATCAATTGCAAAAATAGTTGCTATGGGCGGTGACTACAGTACAGCAAGACTTACTCTACAAGAATATTTTGAAAAGCCAGGAAAAGATGCAAAGCGTTGGGGAAAACCATTAAGTGCATTGCTTGGTGCATATTATGCCCAGATGAAACTGGGAACGGCAGCTATTGGTGGAAAGGACAGTATGTCTGGAAGTTTTATGGATATGGATGTTCCACCCACATTGGTCTCTTTTGCTGTAAATACAGTTAATGTTGAAAATGTAGTTTCAAACGAATTCAAAGCTGCAGGAAGTAAGGTAGTACTTCTAAAAGTAAAGCTTGACGATAATATGCTTCCTGATTTTGATGAGCTTGACAAAGTTTACAGGCGTGTAAATAAACTTGCCACAGAAAAGTCCATTTTGTCTGCAAGCTCTGTAAGATCAGGCGGTATTGCAGAAATAATTAGCAAAATGGCATTTGGTAATATGATAGGATTTAAACTTGAAGGAATGACAGATGTTTCACTTCTGTTTAAACCCTTCTACGGTTCTATAATACTTGAGATACCTGAAAATATAGAAATAACAAAAGTATTGGAAGGCTTAAGATACACTGTATTAGGAAATACTACTGATAATTCGGAACTTAACATAAACAGTACTATACTTAAACTTGATGAACTTGCAGATAAGTGGCAGAAACCTTTAGAAAAGGTATTCCCTACGAAGGTAACAGAGGAACAGAAAAATGTAGTTGCATATAGCTATGAAGCAAAAGCAAAACTAAAACCTTCTGTAAAGATTGCAAAGCCAAGAGTATTTATTCCTGTATTTCCGGGAACAAACTGTGAATACGATACTAAAAAGGTATTTGAAAATGCAGGAGGAATCGTAGAAACACTGGTAATAAAGAACATGACTCATAATGACATTGAAGAGTCTATAAAGAGAATGGAAACACTGATAGATAATTCTCAGATAATCATGATTCCCGGAGGTTTCAGTGCTGGTGACGAACCAGAAGGATCAGGTAAGTTTATTGCTACAGCTTTCAGAAATCCTGTTATCAGTGAAGCTGTCATGAAACTTCTGAAAAACAGAGATGGATTGGTTTTAGGTATTTGTAATGGATTCCAGGCACTTATTAAGTTAGGACTCCTTCCATTTGGTGAAATAAGAGAAATTGATGAGACATGTCCTACACTGACCTTTAATACAATAGGACGACACCAATCCAGCTTGGTTAAAACAAGAATAGCATCAAACCTTTCCCCATGGCTTAACAAAGTAAAGGTTGGTGATATTCATACAGTAGCAATATCTCATGGGGAAGGAAGGTTTACTGCAAGCAATGATGTTCTAACTGCACTAGAAGCAAACGGACAAATAGCGACCCAGTATGTTGACCTTAATGGAAAGCCCACTTATGATATATCATATAATCCTAACGGCTCAATAAATGCCATAGAAGGTATTACAAGCCCCGATGGCAGAGTTTTCGGTAAAATGGGACATTCTGAAAGAATAGGAGCAAATCTGTACAAAAATGTACCTGGTGAAAAAGACCAGAAGATTTTCCAGGCCGGAATCGAGTATTTTGGCTAATAGTTGAATACTTTTGTCT contains:
- a CDS encoding helix-turn-helix domain-containing protein, whose amino-acid sequence is MSEQIRLIASRIKELREISEISVEALAAELNISEEAYRSYESGETDIPVSFLYQIANKFNVELSAIITGDAPKLHTYQLVRDGKGVNVERREHYKYHSLAYNFVGKKAEPFIVTVEPEAADSPVHFNSHKGQEFNYIIEGTLKIIINGHELIMNEGDSVYFDSSASHGMKAMNGKKARFLAIIF
- a CDS encoding methyl-accepting chemotaxis protein — encoded protein: MSIGKKILCIVIGCIIIVGGGTALYSIYDFPVYIIAAIFCIFAVAVGVWLTFSLTIPIKVLSRVVERTANFDLSHDKTYNQIKGRKDEIGFLARNLSTMRGSLREILGLMTDASEKVIENSQQVERMTETLKEKADDTLATTEHISASMQESAATSHQINFSTQEIKKNINLIAQNSEEGAQTASEVSIKASEIKESAVLSAENANNVYLEVKQQLQGAIDKAGEVSHIDQLAQAILQITEQTNLLSLNAAIEAARAGEAGKGFAVVADEIRKLADQSSKTAADIKNIVKTVNESVGALTESAGVLLEFVDKEVLNDYKKLINTGEQYYNDSAQFSKIMNEFNDSAKAMNNSIANIVTALEQVTSSVNESAEGVEVITAKTAEVVEHFANVKVSTQDNLVASKKLKDQVSKFTL
- a CDS encoding HD-GYP domain-containing protein: MEREYVKVSNEILDSILADDVYTRGGNMIVPADTLISEHILKKLKAFRVERVTIYRSHSILGNEYLSDMSISDSQKEYIEDVNATKAILRNLAIGKELDIDNVKTITDNIYDRLGDVNSIIECINSIKVADQYTYSHSVNVAFYAMLLGKWMNLNKMQIKDLAMAGLLHDIGKSKISTEIINKKGPLSESEFEIIKRHPIYGYDIIKNIPEISLEIKRAVLLHHEKEDGTGYPIGIQGNKKNLYAKIITAADIFDAITSERAYKEKQTPFSAFKEMEKIGYDIVDPMVMGVMFDNMPRYYVGSKVKLDNGEIGEVVYVPSSCAYAPVVKINEDFVDFAKEKEALIRELL
- a CDS encoding LysR family transcriptional regulator, with the translated sequence MDINFELYKIFYQCAENKSFSEAARKLYITQSAVSQSIKSLEKQLGVTLFLRKSRNIQLTNEGELLFSYVSQAYNFLKTAEEKIQEFEGLTAGEIRIGVSDSICKYFIMPYIKKFGQMYPNIMVKVINRTTPQLLDVLKGGLIDIAISTLPVNQDIFNAAHFISVQDIFVASDKFKEIKEREISLQELNSYPLVLLQSDSSTRKSVDRFFQSQGLTCTPEIELESLDLLVEFAKIGTGIACVLKESALDAIKSGELFKIKMKEPLPPRSIGVVTMKNVVLSKAVKTFISELI
- a CDS encoding phosphoribosylformylglycinamidine synthase produces the protein MQSTVKRLFVVKKHPYDVEAQGLLKDLRETLGIKALDSLKIINRYDVEGISDSEYQLARNTIFSEPTVDLAFDEEYEIPSNCRAFAVEYLPGQYDQRADSATQCVQLLTQGDRPDINTARVIVLEGNISEEEFNSIKKYYINPVESREANMAKPETLKSQVEQPEDVATIDGFISMDEKQLSELLREMGFAMSFDDIVFCQSYFKNTEKRDPSVTEMRMIDTYWSDHCRHTTFLTCIDSVKFEKGRFTEIIEETYKDYMEKREDIYKERNDKDVCLMDVALMAMKTLRKQGKLKDLDLSDEINACSIVVNADINGKNEEWLVMFKNETHNHPTEIEPFGGAATCLGGAIRDPLSGRVYVYQAMRVTGSGDPRAKLEDTIQGKLPQKKITTGAAAGYSSYGNQIGLATGQVAEIYDEGYVAKRMEIGAVIGAAPRKNVVRMQPEAGDKIILLGGRTGRDGCGGATGSSKAHTEESLMTCGAEVQKGNPPTERKIQRLFRNPDVSTLIKRCNDFGAGGVSVAIGELADGLEINLDAVPKKYEGLDGTELAISESQERMAVVVAACDVEKFISHAAEENLEAVVVAEVKAEPRLKMSWRGKQIVDLSREFLNSNGAKQRIDIEVSAPSEITYFDECNEIKIDSLKEYWINNLQNLNRCSQKGLVERFDSTIGANTVLMPFGGKTQLTPAEGMAAKLPLMEGDTTTGTLMSFGYNPDISKWSPFHGAVYAVVESIAKIVAMGGDYSTARLTLQEYFEKPGKDAKRWGKPLSALLGAYYAQMKLGTAAIGGKDSMSGSFMDMDVPPTLVSFAVNTVNVENVVSNEFKAAGSKVVLLKVKLDDNMLPDFDELDKVYRRVNKLATEKSILSASSVRSGGIAEIISKMAFGNMIGFKLEGMTDVSLLFKPFYGSIILEIPENIEITKVLEGLRYTVLGNTTDNSELNINSTILKLDELADKWQKPLEKVFPTKVTEEQKNVVAYSYEAKAKLKPSVKIAKPRVFIPVFPGTNCEYDTKKVFENAGGIVETLVIKNMTHNDIEESIKRMETLIDNSQIIMIPGGFSAGDEPEGSGKFIATAFRNPVISEAVMKLLKNRDGLVLGICNGFQALIKLGLLPFGEIREIDETCPTLTFNTIGRHQSSLVKTRIASNLSPWLNKVKVGDIHTVAISHGEGRFTASNDVLTALEANGQIATQYVDLNGKPTYDISYNPNGSINAIEGITSPDGRVFGKMGHSERIGANLYKNVPGEKDQKIFQAGIEYFG